CTCACCAAGCCGATCGATCATCGGCAGCTCGTCACGCTCCTTGGACGGTATCGCGGCGAACGCCCATCCGGTTCTGCGCTGATCGTCGAGGATGATGCGAACACGCGGGAGCTGATGCGTCGCCAGCTCGAAGGAGCCCGCTGGACGGTTCGGGAAGCCGAGAACGGCAAGGTGGCGCTCGATCGAGTCCGGGAGGAACAGCCGGAGTTGATCCTGCTCGATCTCATGATGCCGGAGATGGACGGTTTCGAGTTCCTGCTGGAACTGCGACGGGACGAGGCATGGCGCGACATTCCGGTGGTGGTCGTGTCGGCGAAGGATCTGACGGATGAGGATCGGCGCCGACTCAGCGGCAACGCCGCGAGCATCCTGCAGAAGGGCGCGTACACCCGTACCGAGTTTCTGAGACAAGTGCGCGGCGCAATGACGCGTTACGACGTCGATCGGGGAGAGTCAGGCGATGGCCAAGATCCTGCTGGTTGAAGACAACGAGATGAACCGGGACATGCTCTCGCGTCGCTTGAAGAAACGCGGCTTCGACGTGGTGATCGCCATCGATGGGGCGAGCGGCCTGGACATGGCTGGGGAGGTCCATCCCGAGCTGATACTGCTCGACATGAGCCTCCCCAAAGTGGATGGTTGGGAAGTGGCCAGACGGTTGAAGACCGACGCCTCCACCAGTGGTATCCCGATCATCGCGCTCACCGCGCACGCCATGACCGGCGATCGGCAGAGAGCGATTGATGCCGGTTGCGACGAGTACGACACCAAGCCCGTCGAGATGAAGCGTCTGCTCGAGAAGATCGAGGGTCTTCTGGACGGGACCCCGAGATGAACAACCCTGGTAACAGCTCGACTGATGCACGCGCCCAGCTTCTCGTCGTCGACGACAACGAGATGAACCGTGACATGCTCTCGCGACGACTTCAGCGGAAGGGATACGAAGTCACCTGCGCCGAGGATGGACAGCGGGCGCTCGATCTGATCGGCGAGCGATCCTTCGATCTCGTTCTGCTCGACATCATGATGCCCGGCATCGACGGGAACGAAGTGCTCGTCGAAGTCCGCGAGCACCACGCCGCCGCCGACCTCCCGATCATCATGGCGACCGCGAAGGACGATACCGGCGACATCG
This window of the bacterium genome carries:
- a CDS encoding response regulator; protein product: MAKILLVEDNEMNRDMLSRRLKKRGFDVVIAIDGASGLDMAGEVHPELILLDMSLPKVDGWEVARRLKTDASTSGIPIIALTAHAMTGDRQRAIDAGCDEYDTKPVEMKRLLEKIEGLLDGTPR